TGAGCAGCGGCGAGGGCCGCCCGGCCCGGCTCGTCGGCACCGTCGCGGACGCCTCGACCCTGCGCTCCGACGTCACCGACGTGGCCCGCGTGCAGCGCCTGGCCGCCGCCCTCGCCATGGCCGGCACCGTCAAGGACGTCGGCAAGGCCGTCGTCGTCGCCCTGCGCAAACCCCTGCAGGCCGACCGCCTCGCCCTGGCCGAGCTGGAGAACGACCGCCTCGTCGTGACCGTCCTCGACCCGCCCGAACCCGAGTCCTGGCCCGAGCTGTGGCGCAGCGAGTGGCGCACCGAGTGGCCCGACGCGCCGGTGCGGTCCATGCCCACCCTCGCCGCCGCCCTGCGCGAGGGCCGGTCCCGGATCTGGCCCGCCGGCAGCGCCCTCGAGCCCGCCCTCGCCGAGGTGGGCCCCGGCGGCCTCGCCGTGCTGCCGCTGCCCGCGGGCGGCCGGATGGCCGGGGCCTGCCTGATCGGCTGGGACCGGCCGCACGACTTCGCCCCCGACGAGCGTGCCCTGCTCACCGCCTCCGCGGGCCTCGCCGGACAGGCCCTGCTGCGGGCGCACGCCTTCGACGCCGAGCACGAACTCGTCGGCATGCTCCAGCGCACCCTGCTGCCGCGCCGCCTGCCCCGGCTGCCCGGCGCGGTCGCCGTCGCCCGGTACCTGCCCACCACCGCCGGTCTCGAGGTCGGCGGCGACTGGTACGACGTGATCCCGCTGGCCGACAACCACGTGGCGTTCGTCATCGGCGACGTCCAGGGCCACAACGCGGGCGCCGCCACCCTGATGGGCCAGATGCGCACCGCCCTGCGCGCCTACGCCGCCGAGGGCCACGCCCCCGACGTCGTCGTCACGCACGCCAACCGGCTGCTGCTGGACATGGAGACCGACCTCTTCGCCACCTGCTGCTACGTCGACGTCGACATGGAGCAGGGCACCGCCTGGTGCGTGCGCGCCGGCCACCTCCAGCCGGTGCTGCGCCACCCCGACGGCTCGACCGAGATCGTCGAGGCCGAGGGCGGGCCGCCGCTCGGTGTGCTGACCCGGGCCGACTTCCCGATGACCCCGCTGAGGCTCCAGCCCGGCACGGTCCTCGCCCTGACCACCGACGGCCTGGTGGAGTCCGCCGAGGCCGACATCGACGAGGGTATGGCCCGGTTCGCCGCGGAGCTCGCCGCCGCCGACCCCGGCCACCTCGGACTGGTCGCCGACGCCCTGCTGACCGGGGCGCACCGCGGCGACGACGTCGCCCTGCTGCTGATGCGCTACGACGGCATGGCCGTACGCCCGCTGCGCGAGAGCTGGACCGTGTGGCGGGTCCCGGAGGCCGTCCGGCACGCCCGCCGCTTCACCCGGCGCACCCTGCGCACCTGGGGCGTGGAGCGCGACACCCTGGACGCGGCCCTGCTCATCGTCTCCGAGCTGGTCACCAACGCCCTCGTGCACACCGGGGGCCAGGTCCGGCTGGACCTCAGCCTGGTCAACCACCGGCTCCGGCTCGCCGTGGCCGACGGCTCGCCGCGCAGCCCCGTCAAGCCCACCAGCATCGGCTGGGAGGCCACCGGCGGACGCGGCATCCTGCTGGTCGAGGCGGTCTCGGCGACCTGGGGCACGGTGCCGGTCAGCGGCGGCAAGCAGGTGTGGGCGGACCTCGTGCCGGACGCCGGCCCGCCACTCGACCAGGGGTAGGCGCCGCGTCCGCCGTCCGGGCCGCCCCCGGACCGCCGTTCGGGGGAGCGGTGTCCTTCCCTCGTGGCGGCTCGACAGGCGGCCTCGTGCCGACCGTGCCTAGGGTCTTGACGTGGCACACACCTTCGAAGAGCTGGTGGCCAAGCAGCGGGCCGCGGACGCGGCCCAGCGCATGGTCGACGAGCTGCGCAGCGCGTACGGCCCGCCGGCCGGCCGGCAGATGAGCGGCGCCCAGTCGGGCACCTACGAGACGGCGCTGCGCGCCTGGCGGGACCTCGCCCGCGACGTGCAGACGGCGCTGAGCGAGTACGCGCGGGACACGGGCCGGCCGCGCGCCGAGGTGGAGGCCGAGGTGGCACGGGCGGCGGCACCGGAGGACACGTGAGCCGAGCGGGCCGCCGCGCGGAACGGATCGCGGGCGCGGCGGACCGCAGACTCCCGCTGCTCCAGGGCGGCGCGCTGCTGCGCAAGGCGTTCCCCGAGCACTGGTCGTTCATGCTCGGCGAGATCGCCCTCTACAGCCTCCTGGTGCTGATCCTGACCGGCGTGTGGCTGACCTTCTTCTTCCAGCCGGAGATGACCGAGGTCGTCTACGACGGGTCGTACCCGCCGCTGCGCGGTGTGCTGGTGTCGGCGGCCTTCGACTCCACCCTGAACATCAGCTTCGACGTGCGCGGCGGCCTGCTGATCCGGCAGATGCACCACTGGGCCGCGCTGGTGTTCATCGCCGCGATCGGCCTGCACATGCTGCGGATCTTCTTCACCGGCGCGTTCCGCCGGCCGCGCGAGGTGAACTGGGTGATCGGGCTGACCCTGTTCGTCCTCGCGCTCGCCGAGGGCTTCGCGGGCTACTCGCTCCCCGACGACCTGCTCTCCGGCACCGGACTGCGCATCGCCCAGGGCATCATGACGTCTCTGCCCGTGGTGGGCACGTACGTGGCGTTCTTCGCCTTCGGCGGCCCCTACCCGGGCCACGACATCATCACCCGCCTGTACCCGCTGCACATCCTGCTGCTCCCGGGCGCGATCCTCGCCCTGGTGACGGTGCACCTGATGCTGGTGTTCCACCTCAAGCACACCCAGTGGCGGGGGCCCGGCCACACCAACCGCAACGTCGTCGGCAAACCGCTCTTCCCGCAGTTCACCGCCCTCTCCACGGGCCTGTCCCTGACCGTGGGCGGCGTCCTGACGCTGATGTCGGGCGTCGCGCAGATCAACCCCGTGTGGACCTACGGCCCCTATCGGCCCGACGTGGATTCCACCGGCTCGCAGCCGGACTGGTACGTGGGCTTCCTGGAGGGCGCGCTGCGGCTCGTACCGCCCTGGGAGACGAACGTCGCGGGGCACACCCTCATGTGGAACGTGCTGCTCCCGGCGGTGGTGCTGCCGGCGCTGCTGTTCGGCGTGCTGTACGCCTACCCGTTCGTGGAGCAGCGTCTGACCGGTGAGTGGTACCGCGAGCAGCACCTGTGCGACCGTCCGCGCGAACGTCCTGTGCGCACCGGCCTCGGCGTGGCGGGCACCGTCTTCTACGCCGTGCTGCTGGTGGCCGGCGCCAACGACGTCATCGCCCAGTCCTTCCGCGTCTCGGTGAACGCCCTGACCTGGATCCTGCGGGTCTCCCTCGTGCTCGCGCCCGTCGTCGCCTTCCTGGTCACCCGCTGGCTGTGCCGGGCGCTCACGGAGGCCGAGCGCGAGCGCCTGGCCGAGGGCGTGCCCACCGGCGACATCAGGCAGAACGTCACCGGCGGCTACGAGAGCGGCCACGAGCCCGTCGAGGAGTTCCGGCCGGGAGCGCCGCGCCGGGCGCTCACCGGCGGGCGTACTGGAACACCATCCCGTAGACCCCGCGAGCCAGAACGACCGAGCCGATGAGGAACAGCCACAGCCCGAAGACCACCCCGGTCGCCGTCAGCGCGGAACCCAGCGCGACCACGATCGGGAACGGGCTCTCGTCCGGGAAGAACGCCACCGGACCCGCCGCCTCCGCCACGTCCGCGTCCGTGCGGTCCTGCGGCCGGGAGCCCCGGCGCCGGTACTGGACCAGGAAGAAGAAGCCGATCACCCCCGCCATCCCGCCCGCCACCACCAGCGCGGTCGTGCCCGCCGCCTCGCCCGACCACACCCCGTACAGCCCGGCGGCCGCCCAGAAGAACAGCGCGACCCCGCCGAACAGCCTCGCCTCCGCCTTCACCGCAGTCCCTCCTCCTCGGCCGTCCGCACGACGTCCGGATGGTGCAGGTCGAACGCGGGCGACTCCGAGCGCACCCGGGGCAGTGCCACGAAGTTGTGCCGCGGCGGCGGGCAGGACGTCGCCCACTCCAGGCCCCGGCCCCAGCCCCACGGGTCGTCCTCGGTGACCCGCTTCCCCCGGACGGCGGTGCGCCAGACGTTGTACAGGAACGGCAGGGTGGAGACGCCGATCACGAACGCCCCCGCCGAGGAGATGGCGTTGAGCAGGGTGAAGCCGTCCGAGGGCAGGTAGTCCGCGTACCGGCGGGGCATGCCCTCCTCGCCGAGCCAGTGCTGCACGAGGAAGGTCGCCTGGAACCCCGGGAACAGCAGCCAGAAGTGCCACTTGCCGAGCCGCTCGTCCAGCATCTTCCCGGTGAACTTGGGCCACCAGAAGTAGAACCCGGCGAACATCGCGAACACCACCGTGCCGAACAGCACGTAGTGCAGGTGGGCGACGATGAAGTAGGAGTCGGTCAGGTGGAAGTCCAGCGGCGGCGAGGCGATCAGCACGCCGCTGAGCCCGCCCAGCAGGAACGTCACCAGGAACCCCATCGACCACAGCATCGGCGTCTCGAACGAGAGCGAGCCGTTGATCATCGTCCCGGTCCACGCGAAGAACTTGATGCCCGTGGGCACCGCGATCAGGAACGACATGATGGAGAAGAACGGCAGCAGCACCGCGCCGGTGGCGAACATGTGGTGCGCCCACACCACCGCCGACAGCATGGTGATGCCGATCGTCGCCCCGATCATCGGCAGGTAGCCGAACATCGGTTTGCGGGAGAAGACCGGGATGATCTCGGAGATGATCCCGAAGAACGGCAGCGCGACGATGTACACCTCGGGATGGCCGAAGAACCAGAACAGGTGCTGCCACAGCAGCGCGCCCCCGTTCGAGGCGTCGAAGACGTGCGCCCCGAACTTGCGGTCCGACTCCAAGGCCAGCAGCGCGGCGGTCAGCACCGGGAACGAGGGCAGCACCAGGACCGAGGTGAAGAGCACGTTCCAGGTGAAGATCGGCATACGGAACATGGTCATGCCCGGCGCGCGCAGGGACACGATGGTGGCGATGAAGTTCACCGCGGTCAGGGTCGTCGAGACACCCGAGACCACCAGCCCCATCGTCCACAGGTCGCCGCCGGCGCCGGGGGAGAAGTAGGCGCTGTTCAGCGGGGCGTACGCGAACCAGCCGAACGCCGCCGCCCCGCCCGGCACCACGAAGCCGGAGATCACCATCAGCCCGCCGAACAGGTACATCCAGTACGACATCGCGTTCAGCCGCGGGAACGCCAGGTCGGGGGCGCCGATCTGCAGCGGCATGACCGCGTTGGCGAACCCGGCGAACATGGGCGTGGCGAACAGCAGCATCATGATGGTGCCGTGGATCGTGAAGAACTGGTTGTAGGTCTCCTCGCTCAGGAACTGCAGTCCGGGACGGGCCAGTTCGGCGCGCATGCCGAGCGCGAGCAGCCCGGCCAGCAGGAAGAAGGAGAACGCGGTGACCATGTAGAGCCGGCCGATCACCTTGTGGTCGGCGGTGAAGGCCCAGCGCAGCAGGGCCCGGCCGGGCCGCTGGGCGGGGGCCGAGTACCGTGCGGTGATCTCCCTGATCTCGGACATTTCCGGTGATTCGGTCATCGTGGGCGACGGTACTCCGCGGGCCCGGGGGGCCGCCCGCGCCACGCCCTGCGGGCCCACGCCCACGCCGCGCCCGGGTCCGCTGCCCGCTGTGCCGTCCGGGTGAAGCGCCGTCGGCCGGGCGCCGCCAGGCATCCGCCGGGCGCCCCCGGGTACCCGACGCCCATGAACGCAGCCACGTACCAAGCAGCCGGGGGCGCTCACATGTTCGGATACATCCTCGTCCTCGTCGCCGGTGTCGCCATCACGGCCGGGCTGGTGTGGGCCGTCCGGCTCGGCATGAACGTACGCCGGCGGGAGTCCGCCCCGCCCCGTCCCGACGAGCAGCCCACGCTCCCGCCCGACGGGCCGGTGCGGGAGACGCGTGAGATGCGGGAGCCCCACGAGGTGCCGCGGGCCACGGACGAGAGCGAACGGCTCACGCCCCATCAGCTCGGCAACGTCGGCACCCGGCGCGCCGAGGACCAGCGCCGACCGCGGTGGTCCCCCGGG
Above is a genomic segment from Streptomyces collinus Tu 365 containing:
- a CDS encoding cytochrome c oxidase subunit 4; the encoded protein is MKAEARLFGGVALFFWAAAGLYGVWSGEAAGTTALVVAGGMAGVIGFFFLVQYRRRGSRPQDRTDADVAEAAGPVAFFPDESPFPIVVALGSALTATGVVFGLWLFLIGSVVLARGVYGMVFQYARR
- a CDS encoding SpoIIE family protein phosphatase; this translates as MASEGAAVRRTRAERAETALETLIDVSAAPDRLRRVLEQALVFAGAAFAGVYAPGADPAGLCLVESAGLPRTLYGLRDGYPAAGASPVAEAHRTGRAVWLGPAELADFPEARRTPSADFSVAVLPLGPAGGGCLLAVSEHPGGFGTDDRACLELVARAVAVPASIGTTEAGEPPPADRFSLAMDTGRVEVGDTILRLFGIGREKFDGRVETLLGLTVPEDLPALMSVVEADHMSIGERELEFRVLQPSGPPKWLRLRGRMLSSGEGRPARLVGTVADASTLRSDVTDVARVQRLAAALAMAGTVKDVGKAVVVALRKPLQADRLALAELENDRLVVTVLDPPEPESWPELWRSEWRTEWPDAPVRSMPTLAAALREGRSRIWPAGSALEPALAEVGPGGLAVLPLPAGGRMAGACLIGWDRPHDFAPDERALLTASAGLAGQALLRAHAFDAEHELVGMLQRTLLPRRLPRLPGAVAVARYLPTTAGLEVGGDWYDVIPLADNHVAFVIGDVQGHNAGAATLMGQMRTALRAYAAEGHAPDVVVTHANRLLLDMETDLFATCCYVDVDMEQGTAWCVRAGHLQPVLRHPDGSTEIVEAEGGPPLGVLTRADFPMTPLRLQPGTVLALTTDGLVESAEADIDEGMARFAAELAAADPGHLGLVADALLTGAHRGDDVALLLMRYDGMAVRPLRESWTVWRVPEAVRHARRFTRRTLRTWGVERDTLDAALLIVSELVTNALVHTGGQVRLDLSLVNHRLRLAVADGSPRSPVKPTSIGWEATGGRGILLVEAVSATWGTVPVSGGKQVWADLVPDAGPPLDQG
- the ctaD gene encoding cytochrome c oxidase subunit I — translated: MTESPEMSEIREITARYSAPAQRPGRALLRWAFTADHKVIGRLYMVTAFSFFLLAGLLALGMRAELARPGLQFLSEETYNQFFTIHGTIMMLLFATPMFAGFANAVMPLQIGAPDLAFPRLNAMSYWMYLFGGLMVISGFVVPGGAAAFGWFAYAPLNSAYFSPGAGGDLWTMGLVVSGVSTTLTAVNFIATIVSLRAPGMTMFRMPIFTWNVLFTSVLVLPSFPVLTAALLALESDRKFGAHVFDASNGGALLWQHLFWFFGHPEVYIVALPFFGIISEIIPVFSRKPMFGYLPMIGATIGITMLSAVVWAHHMFATGAVLLPFFSIMSFLIAVPTGIKFFAWTGTMINGSLSFETPMLWSMGFLVTFLLGGLSGVLIASPPLDFHLTDSYFIVAHLHYVLFGTVVFAMFAGFYFWWPKFTGKMLDERLGKWHFWLLFPGFQATFLVQHWLGEEGMPRRYADYLPSDGFTLLNAISSAGAFVIGVSTLPFLYNVWRTAVRGKRVTEDDPWGWGRGLEWATSCPPPRHNFVALPRVRSESPAFDLHHPDVVRTAEEEGLR
- a CDS encoding cytochrome b is translated as MSRAGRRAERIAGAADRRLPLLQGGALLRKAFPEHWSFMLGEIALYSLLVLILTGVWLTFFFQPEMTEVVYDGSYPPLRGVLVSAAFDSTLNISFDVRGGLLIRQMHHWAALVFIAAIGLHMLRIFFTGAFRRPREVNWVIGLTLFVLALAEGFAGYSLPDDLLSGTGLRIAQGIMTSLPVVGTYVAFFAFGGPYPGHDIITRLYPLHILLLPGAILALVTVHLMLVFHLKHTQWRGPGHTNRNVVGKPLFPQFTALSTGLSLTVGGVLTLMSGVAQINPVWTYGPYRPDVDSTGSQPDWYVGFLEGALRLVPPWETNVAGHTLMWNVLLPAVVLPALLFGVLYAYPFVEQRLTGEWYREQHLCDRPRERPVRTGLGVAGTVFYAVLLVAGANDVIAQSFRVSVNALTWILRVSLVLAPVVAFLVTRWLCRALTEAERERLAEGVPTGDIRQNVTGGYESGHEPVEEFRPGAPRRALTGGRTGTPSRRPREPERPSR
- a CDS encoding DUF6479 family protein, which codes for MNAATYQAAGGAHMFGYILVLVAGVAITAGLVWAVRLGMNVRRRESAPPRPDEQPTLPPDGPVRETREMREPHEVPRATDESERLTPHQLGNVGTRRAEDQRRPRWSPGSSGSFGGGGGGRT